The stretch of DNA TTGAGCGTCATCAGGGTGACGCCCTTCGACCCTTGCGCGTCCTTTTCGACCGTTATCGTTTCAAAGCTCATAGCGGTTTCCATTCCTCTTCAGGCGGGAGGGGGGCGAAGATCGCGTCGAGCAATTCCTCGCTCACGCCCTCGGGGGTTGCGGGGTCCCACTTGGGGTCGTTCGTCTTGTCCACGATCACCGCGCGCACGCCTTCGGCGAAGTCGGGGCGCAGCAGCACGCGGCTCGCGATGCGGTATTCCATGCGCATATTGTCGGCGAAGTCGGTCAGCTCGCTGGACGCGGCGATCTGGCGCAGCGCGACCTTGCAGGTCTGCGGGCTTTTCGTGCCGAGTGTGTCGCGCTCCTTCAGCGCCCAGTCGTCGCCCGCATCCGCCGCCTTGTCGAGGCTGGCGAGGATGTCCTCGTAGGTGTCGGAGGCGAAATGCTTGGCGATCTTGTCGGCATTGCCCTTGATCTTGGCCTCGGGCGGTGTGCCGGTGGGTTCGGAGAGGATCCCTGCGATCCGGTCGGGATGCTGGGCGATGCGCGCCTTGATGTCCTCGAGCAGGGCGTGCTCGACGTAATGCGTCGCGATGCCGGTCCACAGGCATTCCGATCCGTCGAGCCGCGCGCCGGTCAGCGCGAGGAACTGGCCGATCCGTCCGCCGATGCGCGCGAGATACCAGCCGCCGCCGACATCGGGGAACAGGCCGATCCCCGATTCGGGCATGGCGAAGCGCGTGTTCTCGGTCGCGACGCGGAACTTGGCGGGCTGCGAAATGCCCACGCCGCCGCCCATCGTGATGCCGTCCATGAAGGCGACGATGGGCTTGGCGTAGGTGAACATCTGGTGGTTCAATTGGTATTCGTCGTGGAAGAACCTGCGCCCCGAAACGCCGCCGTCGTTGAGCGCCGAATCGCGCAGCATGGCGATGTCCCCGCCCGCGCAGAAGCCGCGCCCCTCGGCATGGTCGAGGATCACCGCCTCGACCTCGTCGTCGTTCTCCCATTCGCTGAGCGCCGCGCTCATCGCGTGGCACATTTCCAGAGTCAGGGCGTGGATCGCCTTGGGGCGATTGAGCGAGATATGGCCGACGCGGCCCGTTTTCCTCGTGAGGACTTGGTCTGTCATTCCTGTTCTTTCGCTTCGATGAGGTCCCAGCGATTGCCGAAGGGGTCCTGAAATACGGCGACGAGGCCATAGGGCTCGTGGCGGGGTTCCTCTTCGAACACCACGCCCGATGCTGTAAAGCGTGCATTGCTTTCCGCAAAACTGTCGGTTTGGAGGAAGAACCCGACGCGCCCGCCCGCCTGCCGGCCGATGGCGGCGGCTTCGGTGTCGTTCTTGGCGCGGGCCAGCAGCAGCCGCCCGCCGCCCGGAGCCTCGATGACGACCCAGCGTTTCCCGCCGCCCATGTCGGTGTCCTCGACGAGCGCAAAGCCGAGCGCGCCGACATAGAATTCGAGCGCGGCGTCGTATTCGGGCACGATGAGCGTGGTCATGGTGAAGGCGAGGGTGGTCACTCGAACACCTCGGCGAGCGGCGCGACGGGCTGCCTCGGGGGATTGCGATACCACGCGATGAACCAGAAGGTCATGGCCGAGGCTACCGACGGCGCAGCCAGAGCGAACCAGGCCCATAGCTCACCGTTGCTGCCGAACCATTCCAGCAGGCCAATGACGAGCGCCGAGCAGGCGATTCCGGCGAGAAGGAAAACCCACCACGGCCCCTTGCCCCATCGCTCGGTCGCAAGGATTGTCGGCACCGCGACCGGGGCCGCGACCGTCGCTCCGAGGGCGGCAACGAAGACGGGAAGGATCGCGAGGAAGAAGGGCGACCCGCCGCCGTCGCGGAGGGCGACGATCGCAATAAAGGCAACACCGCCCGCCAGCGAGGCGGCGAGGTAGGCGAGCAGGAGGAGCGGCACGCGTCTCACTCGCGCCCGCGCTCCGGGACGACCTCCGGGGAGCGATGACGCAGTGCACGCATCCGGATGGACCGCTCGCTATCCCTCACTGCCGCAGCAGGTCCCGCCCGACGACCATCCGCATGATCTGGTTCGTCCCTTCGAGGATCGAATGGACGCGCAGGTCGCGCCAGAACCGCTCCACCGGGTAGTCCTGCAGGTAGCCGTAGCCGCCGTGGAGCTGCAGCGCGCGGTCGACGATGGCCGAGCCGCTGTCGGTCGCAAGCCGCTTCGCCATGGCGGAAAAGCGCGTCTTGTCGGGCGCGTTGTCGGTGACTTTCGCCGCCGCAAGATACAGGAGAGCGCGCGCGGCCTCGAGGTCGGTCGCCATGTCGGCGAGCGTGAACTGCGTGTTCTGGAACTCGGCGACCGGCTGGCCGAACTGGGTGCGCTCCTTGGTATAACGGATCGCCTCGTCGAGGCAGCGCTGCGCTCCGCCAAGCGAACACGCGCCGATGTTGAGCCGCCCGCCGTCGAGCCCCTGCATCGCGATGCGGAAGCCTTCGCCCTCGCCGCCGACGACGTTCTCGGCAGGCACGCGCACGTCCTCTAGGATCAATTGCGCGGTCGGCTGCGAGTGCCAGCCCAGCTTCTTCTCGTTCGCGCCGAAACTGACGCCGGGCATATCCTTCTCGATCACCATGCAGGTGATGCCCTTCGGCCCGTCCTCGCCGGTGCGGACCATGGCGACATAGACCTCGTTCTCGCCCGCGCCGGAAATGAACTGCTTGGTGCCGTTCAGGACATAGTCGTCGCCGTCCTTCCTCGCCGTGGTCTTGAGCGCGGCGGCGTCGGAGCCGCTCGAAGGCTCGGTCAGGCAGTAGCTCGCGATGTGTTCCATCGTGATGAGCTGGGGGAGATACTTGTCCTTGACGCGCTGGCTGCCGAAGCGGTCGATCATCCACGCGGCCATGTTGTGGATCGAGATGAAGGCGCTGGTCGAGGGGCAGCCATAGGCCATCGCCTCCATGATGAGCGCGGCTTCCAACCGCCCGAGGCCGATCCCGCCCGATTCTTCCGAGACGTAGATCGCGCCGAAGCCGAGTTCGGCGCTTTGCGTGATGACGTCGCGCGGGAAGATGTGCTTTTCATCCCATTCGGCGGCGTTGGGGGTGATGTTGTCGGCGGTGAAGCGGCGGGCGACCTCCTGGATCGCGAGCTGGTCTTCGGTGAGCTGGAACTGTCCTGTCATGGCCCATGCCCTTAGCGAGCGCGCGGGGGGAGGGGAAGGGCGCGCGGCGCGCGTGGCCTTGCAGTTTTTGCTAGCGCTTGCGCGGCTTGCTTGCGACACACGGGGGCATGGCCAGAGACGACGCTTCCGAACCCGCCGCCCGCCTGATTTTCGTCTACAATGCGGACAGCGGGGTGTGGCCTTGGATCGAAGGCATGGCGCAGAAACTGTTCGCGCCGGAGCGCTATCCCTGCTCGCTGTGCCTGCTCACCTACGGGCGGCTGATGATGTATTCGGACTGGCGCCGCTTCGTGTTCCGCCTGCCGCTGGAAAAGGTCTTCCTCCACCGCGACGAGGCGGCGAGGAAGGGGCTGTCGGCGGAATGGCCCGCGGTGCTGCTCGACACCGGGCGGGGGGAGCCGATCGTGCTGGTTTCGGCGGCGGAGTTGAACGCCATGCAACACAGGCAGGCGCTGATGGCGCTCTTGTTGGAGCGCTTGAAGGAAACCGGCGTGCTCGCGCGGTAGGATCGGCCCTCGGCGGTTCCAACAGCCGAAAACGCAAGGGCGTCAGGGGGTATGACCGACGCGCACTTGCACGGCCCGCACGAAAAGGGGTCAGTCGAGGATCGCCTCGGCTTCGATCTCGACCTTCCATTCGGGGCGGCACAGCCACGCGACGCCCGCCATGGTCGCTGCCGGGGGATGCGCGCCGAAGAAGCGAGCATGGACCGCGCCGACCGCGTCCTGCTCCGCCGGGTCGGTCAGCAGCATCCGGGTGCGCACGACGTGCCGGGCCGAGCCGCCGAGCTGCTCGATCGCGGCCACGATCAGGGTGAGGCAGCGCTCGGCCTGCGCGGCGGCATCGCCCGGCGTGGTGGTCCCGTCCGGCTCGATCGGCCCGGTCCCGGCGACGACGATCCGCTCGCCCGTCCGCACCGCGCGGCAGAAGCCGAAGGCGCTTTCGTAGGGCGAGCCGGAGGTGGCTCTTTGCCGGCTGCTCATCCGCAGGTGATCGCCTCTATGACCATGTCGTCGTCGTAGCGCACGTTCACCCGGTCGACCCGATAGTCCATCGTCCACGCGCTGCGCGGCGGCCCCCAGCGCAGGGTGCGCGCGCCGGTTTCGGAGAGGATGCGCTCCCCGATTTCGGGGGTGGCCTTCTCGCCGACAAGGTTCTGTACGGGACCGGCATCGCAGACCATTTGCCCGGGCTCGACCGGGTTCGGGTTCGGGGCTGGTGCAGGGGCAGGCTCGGCCATGGCGCAGCCCGCGGCGGCGAGGGCGGCAGGGGCGGCAAGGGCAACAGGGACAAGGCGGTGCATCATGCTCTCCTCTCGCCCCGGTATTGCCACGCAGGCGGCATCCCCGGCAAGGGTGTCCGCCTGCCGGTCACCCCATGGTCGGGATGACGAAGGCGTTGGACCCGTCACCGCCACCATCGGGCCAGCGCTGGGTGACCTTCTTCTTCTTCGTCCAGAAGGCGTATCCTTCGGTCCCGTACTGGTCGATGTCACCGAAGCCCGACCGCTTCCACCCGCCGAAGGAATGGTAGGCGACCGGCACCGGGATCGGCACGTTGATGCCGACCATGCCGACGTTCACCCGGTTCGCGAACTCGCGCGCGGCGTGGCCGTTGCGGGTGAACAGCGCGACGCCGTTGCCGTATTGGTGCTCGGACGGCAGGCGCAGCGCTTCCTCGAAATCCCTGGCCCGCACGATCTGGAGCACGGGGCCGAAGATCTCCTCCTGGTAGCTCTTCATCTGCGGGGTGACGCGGTCGATCAGGGTCGGTCCGACAAAGAAGCCGTCCTCGTGCCCCTGCAGGCTGAACCCGCGCCCGTCGATGACGATTTCCGCGCCTTCCGCTTCCGCAGTGTCCACCCACTGCTCGATCCGCGCCTTGTGTTCGGGCGTGACGACGGGGCCGTAATTGGCATCCGGGTCGGTCGAGACGCCGATCCTCAGCGCATGGATCGCGGGAATGAGCTTTTCCTTGAGCCGCTCGGCCGTGTCCTCGCCCACCGGGACCACGACGGGCAGCG from Erythrobacter sp. encodes:
- a CDS encoding acyl-CoA dehydrogenase family protein, translated to MTGQFQLTEDQLAIQEVARRFTADNITPNAAEWDEKHIFPRDVITQSAELGFGAIYVSEESGGIGLGRLEAALIMEAMAYGCPSTSAFISIHNMAAWMIDRFGSQRVKDKYLPQLITMEHIASYCLTEPSSGSDAAALKTTARKDGDDYVLNGTKQFISGAGENEVYVAMVRTGEDGPKGITCMVIEKDMPGVSFGANEKKLGWHSQPTAQLILEDVRVPAENVVGGEGEGFRIAMQGLDGGRLNIGACSLGGAQRCLDEAIRYTKERTQFGQPVAEFQNTQFTLADMATDLEAARALLYLAAAKVTDNAPDKTRFSAMAKRLATDSGSAIVDRALQLHGGYGYLQDYPVERFWRDLRVHSILEGTNQIMRMVVGRDLLRQ
- a CDS encoding enoyl-CoA hydratase/isomerase family protein, with product MTDQVLTRKTGRVGHISLNRPKAIHALTLEMCHAMSAALSEWENDDEVEAVILDHAEGRGFCAGGDIAMLRDSALNDGGVSGRRFFHDEYQLNHQMFTYAKPIVAFMDGITMGGGVGISQPAKFRVATENTRFAMPESGIGLFPDVGGGWYLARIGGRIGQFLALTGARLDGSECLWTGIATHYVEHALLEDIKARIAQHPDRIAGILSEPTGTPPEAKIKGNADKIAKHFASDTYEDILASLDKAADAGDDWALKERDTLGTKSPQTCKVALRQIAASSELTDFADNMRMEYRIASRVLLRPDFAEGVRAVIVDKTNDPKWDPATPEGVSEELLDAIFAPLPPEEEWKPL
- a CDS encoding RidA family protein; protein product: MSSRQRATSGSPYESAFGFCRAVRTGERIVVAGTGPIEPDGTTTPGDAAAQAERCLTLIVAAIEQLGGSARHVVRTRMLLTDPAEQDAVGAVHARFFGAHPPAATMAGVAWLCRPEWKVEIEAEAILD
- a CDS encoding VOC family protein, yielding MTTLIVPEYDAALEFYVGALGFALVEDTDMGGGKRWVVIEAPGGGRLLLARAKNDTEAAAIGRQAGGRVGFFLQTDSFAESNARFTASGVVFEEEPRHEPYGLVAVFQDPFGNRWDLIEAKEQE
- a CDS encoding I78 family peptidase inhibitor, with the protein product MAEPAPAPAPNPNPVEPGQMVCDAGPVQNLVGEKATPEIGERILSETGARTLRWGPPRSAWTMDYRVDRVNVRYDDDMVIEAITCG